In a single window of the Serratia quinivorans genome:
- the bin3 gene encoding Putative transposon Tn552 DNA-invertase bin3 codes for MKIGYIRVSTLDQNLERQTEVMKSEGAERIFQDKASGKNNDRPQLKKMLESLRSGDVVIVKSVDRMARSYSAFYLIWEEIKEKGASLRVVDLGMTLDNSPMTAFLVSIMAAVAELERGMIRERQKEGVKIAKEKGVLHREKAGY; via the coding sequence ATGAAAATAGGATACATTCGCGTTAGTACGTTAGACCAAAATTTGGAGCGGCAGACTGAGGTCATGAAGTCAGAAGGGGCCGAGAGGATTTTTCAAGATAAAGCCTCTGGGAAAAATAACGACAGGCCGCAACTAAAGAAAATGCTTGAATCGCTTCGTTCGGGTGATGTGGTGATTGTAAAGTCGGTAGATAGGATGGCGAGAAGCTATAGCGCATTTTATTTGATTTGGGAAGAAATCAAGGAGAAGGGCGCCAGCCTCCGGGTTGTTGATTTGGGAATGACTCTCGATAACTCCCCCATGACTGCTTTTTTGGTTAGCATCATGGCCGCTGTAGCTGAGCTTGAGCGAGGCATGATAAGGGAGCGACAAAAGGAAGGTGTCAAGATAGCCAAGGAGAAGGGGGTTTTACACCGGGAGAAAGCCGGATATTGA
- a CDS encoding Phage lysozyme, translated as MLADEEITEALQHCNQPRCDILTSMAYQIGVAGLAGFHKMLEAICDEDWDEAAAQMLDSSWAEQTPERAERQVEVMESGQWAPTYDFE; from the coding sequence ATGCTAGCCGACGAAGAAATCACGGAGGCGTTGCAGCACTGCAATCAGCCACGCTGTGATATCTTGACCAGCATGGCCTATCAGATAGGGGTTGCCGGCCTGGCTGGATTTCATAAAATGCTGGAGGCGATTTGTGATGAAGACTGGGACGAAGCGGCGGCTCAGATGCTGGACAGCAGTTGGGCAGAGCAGACCCCGGAACGCGCAGAACGGCAGGTCGAGGTCATGGAGTCGGGGCAGTGGGCACCAACGTACGACTTTGAATAA
- a CDS encoding Helix-turn-helix domain has translation MIERYLSTDEVCDIIKRTKPTLWAWIKAGDFPPANRTKIREGDWLATQRC, from the coding sequence ATGATTGAACGATATCTTTCAACTGACGAGGTGTGCGATATCATCAAGCGAACCAAGCCCACACTCTGGGCCTGGATCAAGGCGGGGGACTTTCCGCCGGCGAACCGCACAAAAATCAGGGAAGGTGATTGGTTGGCCACCCAGCGTTGTTGA